GGAATCCTTCTGGAAGGCCGCAACGGCGGAATCCGACATGCCGGCGAAGTAATTATACGAGGCGTTGTACTCGCGCACGTGCTGGAGGCAGAAGCGCCAATACTGCCCTTCCCGGTCCCGCCCCTTGGGCGCGCGGAATTCCCCCGCCGCCTTGCAGGTCGGGTGCTCGCAGACGGGACCCTTGGCCTCCTGCGGCTCTTCGCAGGAAGGCTTGATCCGGATACGGTCGAAAAGAGGCGAGTTGAGATCCATGATTCAGTGATTATGAGTGGCTTGGGGCCTTGCGCCAAGGCCTGAACGCTTTTCGCCGCAGACCCGTTCAAAAAGGTTTTACAAATCAGCATGACCCTTCAGCACTGGATCACACAGACTTTGCAGGAGAGCCTGCAGCCGACCGACCTGACCGTCATCGACGAATCAGAAAAGCATCACGGCCATGCCGGGTGGCGGGAAGGCGGGGAAACTCATTTCCAGGTTAATATCGTGTCGCAAGCCTTCTCCGGCAAGAGCCGGGTCGCGCGTCACAGGCTCGTGAACGAGGTTCTGAAAGGCGCCTTCGACAGGGGCCTGCACGCCCTGGCGATTCAGGCCAAGGCGCCGGGTGAGTGAGGAAGACGGCTTCTAATCCAGCTGTCCGTTCCATTCCCAAGGATGCTTGATGCCTAAGCTTTTGAGTCCCTGATGAACAAGCCAAGGCGTCCATGGCCTTCCGTGCGGGGCGATGATGCGACGGCGGTCAAGCTCCATCACTATCAAGTGCGGAGAGGTTACCCCGACCTCTCCAAGTTCTTTGAAAATGGGCTTTAGTGCACTTGCCCAAGTCACAGTGACTCGCGTTCTGTAGGGCACGACTTCATTGAGAGGCGTAGCAGGCACCTTGGTCTTTCTGGGTTTTAACGCAAGGTGCTCTGCCTCAAACAAAGACGTTTCATGACCGACATCGTCAGGGGCCCTTTCAAGACCCTGTAGCGCCTGATTTACCCCGCGTCTCCCTGTACGATTGGAAGCGGCTTTGAAGCGTCGAACCGCTTTGCGAGCCGCCTTATCGTTTTCACCGTATTGATTGACGCAATCGCGCTCATAGGACAGCCTTTTGTTCTCCTGGGGCGAACGTTTGCGGTCAGACTTGTTCATCGTGAGTATCCTGGCATCTCATTCGACCGCCCGCACGAGCAATCTAGCGACATGATACTCTATTACTTGATCCGCTCAAGCACGCTCACGTAGTTCGCCACGGCCGCGCCGCCCATGTTGAAGATGCCGCCGAGCTTCGGGTTCCTGACCTGGATGCCGCCGGCCTCCTCGCAGAGCTGCATGGCGGAGAGCGCGTGCATGGAGACGCCGGTGGCCCCGATCGGATGACCCTTGGCCTTGAGGCCGCCGGAGGGGTTCACCGGCAGCTTACCGTCTCGGTTCGTCCAGCCCTCCTTGACGGCGATAGCGCCCTGCCCGGGGGCCGTCAGGCCCATGGCCTCGTACTCGATGAGCTCCGCGATGGTGAAGCAGTCGTGGGTCTCGACGAAGGAGAGATCGGACAGCTGGACGCCCGCCTGGGACAGGGCCCGCCGCCAGGCTTCCGCGCAACCCTCGAACTGGACGATGTCGCGCTTCGACATGGGCAGGAAATCCTGCGCATGGGCCGTGGCCCGGAAGGCCACCGCGCGCTTCATCCTGAGCGCCGTCTCGGTGTCGGCCAGGACCAGGGCGGCGGCGCCGTCGGAGACCAGCGAGCAATCCGTGCGCTTCAGGGGACCGGCGACGTAAGGGTTCTTCTCGCTCTCCGCGCGGCAGAAATCGAAGCCCAGATCCTTGCGCATCTGCGCGTAGGGGTTGTCGACGCCGTTCCTGTGGTTCTTAGCGGCGATCAGGGCGAGCGCGTCGGACTGGTCGCCGTAGCGCTGGAAATAGGTTCCGGCGATCTTGCCGAAGACGCCCGCGAACCCGCCCGGCGTGCCGCCGTCCTCCGGCAGGTAGGAGGCCTTGAGCAGGATGTTGCCGATCTCGGGCCCCGGCGTCTTCGTCATCTGCTCGACGCCGACCACCAGCACGGTCTTGGCGCGCCTCGCCTCGATGGTCTTGATCGCCTGATGCACGGCGGCCGAACCGGTCGCGCAGGCATTCTCGACCCGGGTCGCCGGCTTGAACCGGAAGCTGTCGCTGGCCTGGAAAACCAGGGAAGCGGTGAAGTCCTGGGCCGAGAACCCTCCGTTGAAATGACCGAGCACCACCTCGTCCACATCCTCAGGCCCGAGGCCCGCATGCTCCAGCGCCTCGTTGGTGACGCGGACGATCAGGCTTTCGACGGACTCGGCGTCGAGCTTGCCGAAGGGGGTATGGGCCCAGCCGACGATGCAGGCAGTCATGGATGTCTCCTCGGAGAAGGTGTTGTTGGAGGACAAAGTGGCCCTCTTTGGAGCCTTCAGCAAGTCGGGCATTCCATGCTGAGGCCGCATCAGGGTCTTGAGCCCGGCCCTTTCCTGTCGTTCATCGGTGGCTGACGCGAATCACGAAGGATAGTCCCATGCGCCTGTGTGTCTTCTGCGGTTCCAGCAGCGGCCAGGATCCGGTTTATCTCGCGGCGGCCCGGTCGCTCGGCGAGGCCCTGGCGGCTCAAGGCATCGAGCTGGTCTATGGCGGCGCCTCGGTCGGGCTCATGGGCGCGGTCGCCGACGCGGCCCTCGGAAAGGGCGGCCACGTGATCGGCGTGATGCCGCAGGCGCTGGTGGACAAGGAAATCGCCCATCGGTCCTTGAGCGATCTGCGGGTGGTCGGCTCCATGCACGAGCGCAAGGCCCTGATGGCCGAACTCTCCGACGGGTTCATCGCCCTGCCCGGGGGCCTCGGCACCTTCGAGGAATTGTTCGAGGTCTGGACCTGGGCGCAGCTCGGCTACCATCGCAAGCCCTGCGCCCTTCTGAACGCGGGCGGCTTCTACGACAAGCTGACCGATTTCCTGGACGACGTGGTCGAGCGTGGTTTCGTGAAGCCGATCCACCGGGCGATGCTGATCGTCGAGGAGGAGCCCGCCGCCCTCATCGCGGCCGTTCGCGCCTACGAACCGCCGAAGGTCGACAAGTGGATCAAGGCGGGCGAGCGGTGATCGAGATCGTCACCGCCCTGGTGCGCGACCGGCGCGGGCATGTTCTTCTCGTGCGCAAGCGCGGCACGGACATCTTCATGCAGCCGGGCGGCAAGCGCGAGCCGGGCGAAAGCAATCTGGATTCGCTGGCGCGGGAGCTTTCCGAGGAACTCGGCTGCGGCCTCGTTCCGGGTTCCACGAGAGAACTCGGAATCTTCGAGGCTCCGGCGGCGAACGAGCCGGGGCAACGGGTGCGGGCCGCCATCTATGCGGCCAGCCTCGAGGGCGCCATCGTCTGCAAGGCCGAGATCGAAGACCATATCTGGATCGACCCGCGCGAACCGGGTGACACACCGCTGGCCCCGCTCACGCGAGACACGGTCCTGCTCCTCGCCCTGTCGCTCAACGAGAGCGCTCAACCCTTGTAGGCGACCACGCCCTCGCCGAGACGGGCGTTGTTCGCCTCTCGAATCTTGGCGGCCTCCTCGTCGTAGAGGAAGGGCAGGAAGGCGAAGCGGCGCCCTTCGGTCACGCGGGATACCGCATGGAGAAGCGGGCACGAGAACACCACCGCGCCGCCCGGGGGAGCCTTGTAGCTGCGCGATCCGTATTCGGGGAAGCTCACCTCGCCGCCCTCGAAATCGCCGTTGAGATTGATGGAGACCGCGAAGCGGCGATGGGCCGTGCCGCTCGTCGTGTTGTCGCGATGCGCGCGGAAGTGCCCGCCGTCCTCCGCCGCGTAGCAGGAGACGATGTAGCGCTCCATGCGGGTGGGCTTGAAGAAGTGCACTCGCTCGATCTCCGGATTGATGCGGCGGATGATGCGGTGCTGCACCTGCCGGATCAGGTTCTGGTCCTGGATCGTATAATCCTTGCGCCTTTTGTGGCTCGCATCATGGATGGCGACGGTCTTGCCGTCGACCTCGCGCATGAAGCCCGATTCCTCGCCGCCGTGCTTCTCGTAGAGGCCGATCAGGTGCCGGCAGAATTCCGGCTCGAACACGTCCGGAATGACCAGCACCGGAGCCGGGATCTCGAACCCGGCGAACCGGTCCACCGGCGGCAGGGCGCGCAGATAGGCCATCACCTTCTCCCGGTCGCTGCCGTCCTGTTCGAACGGGAAGACGGCGCGCACCCGCAGGGTGGGGTTGAGCACCATCCAGAAGCGGCGGATCGGAACCTGCGATTGACCCGGCGACGTGTTGCGCGGAAGAGCCCCGTAGAGCCGCCCGACAGCACCGTCGAAGTCCCAGAAATGGCGAATGCCGGGAACGATCTGCCGGGCTCGCATTCCTGTTTCGTCCGACGGGTCCATGCTCACGCCGAAGATCGCGACCTTGTCGTCGTCGAATAGGTCGCGGTGCTCTTCCTGGAACGACGCCAGGGCTGCTCGCCCGATGTCGTCCGAGCCCGTCCCGTAGAAACACAGGACGATGTAGCGACCGGCCACCGTATCGAAGCTGAATTGCGGATTGCTGGTCGAGTTCTGTTTGAACCCGGGAGCCGGATCGCCGACCTGGAGGATACGGTAGGCCGGCTGGACGGTCTCGGATGCAGCGGCAGCGGTCATGGAAGAAGGCCCGGCGGATTGAACGTTATGTAATCTTGTTCGTTATCACGCCGTTGCCGCAGCGACAAGCTAACGCTGCGCCAGGAGCAGGAAGCCGACGCCCGCAAGAATCAGCACCATACCGACGAGTTCCCGCCGGGTCGTCGCCTGCGCCAGGAAGCGGTGCGACACGGCCTGCGCCATCAGGACCTCGACGAGCGCCAGCGTCCGCACATTGGCCGCGGTCGTAAGCGCGAATCCGATGAACCAGAACTGGGAGGCAAGGGCCCCGAGGAATCCCGCTCCCAGGGAGGGGCGCCAGGCCTTGAAGCTCGCCAGCAGGGCCTGGCGGTCGAGCAGGCCGAGCCAGATCATGAGAATCGCCGTCTGCAACCCTAAGCCCCAGACCAGGGTCGTGGAGGCCCGGATCAGCGCGGAACCGTGGTCGAGCGACAGGATGGCGCCGCGAAAGCCGATGGCCGCCAGGGCGAAGAAGGCTCCCGAGGCGAGCCCGAAGACAACCGGCTTCGCGCCCGAGGACGTGAGGCTCGTGCCCGGCTTCACGGACATGACGAGGACCCCCGAGGTCGCCACCGCGATGGCGAGCCCCATGGCGGGCGTCAGGTGATCCCCCAGCAGCACCAGCCCGAACAGGGCTACCTGGACCGGCTCGGTCTTGGTATAGGCCGTGACCACCGAAAAGGCGCGCTCCCGCATGGCCGCAAGCATGAGGGCCGTGGCGAGGATCTGGGTGACCGCACCGGTCAGCGCATAGGCCAGGAAGGTTGCATTGGGACCTGGAACAACCTCTCCGGTCGCGAGGTTCACGATGGCCAGTGCCAGGAGGGCGAAGGGAAACCCGTAGAGGAAGCGGACCTGGGTCGCGCCGACCGTCCCGATGGTTTCGGTCAGACGCCGCTGGGTGGCGTTGCGGCCGGTCTGGGCCGCAGCCGCGGCCAGGGTCACCGGGATCCAGAGGAGGGATGTTGTCATATCGATCTTCAAACCGCGCCGCTCTTGCCACTCTGTTGACACGAATTTCGTTAAGAAGGGCGGTATAAACTGTCAAAAATCCGGCCAACCTAGCCAAGGTTAAGGATTGGCCCTACAAATGGCCCAGCTGACAGGCGGGGCCTCATCGAGATCCTCTCCTATCGTTGGACGAAGCCAAGGAGTCGTTCCGCATGAACGTTAGCCGTGCCCTCCGCGCGACAGCCTTTGCCCTTGCCGCCTTGTTCAGCGGCTCGGCGCTGGCGGCCGGCGGCCCTGCTCTTGTCGTTGAACTCGAATCCGGCCGCGTTCTGCACGCGGAACGGGCGACCGACCCCTGGTTTCCGGCTTCGATCACCAAGCTGATGACGGCCTATGTGGCCCTCGACAAGGTGCGCTCCGGCCAGATGAGCATGGAGACGCTGCTCACCGTCACCGACGGCGCGGCCGCCCTGCCCCCGTCCAAGATGGGCTTCAAGCCCGGCACGCAGATCCGCCTCGACAACGCCCTCAAGATCATGATGGTGAAGTCCGCGAACGACATCGCCGCGACCATCGCGGAGAATATCGGCGGCTCGATCGACGGCTTTGCCGACCTGATGAACGCCCACGCCCAGCGCCTCGGCATGGTCAGCAGCCATTTCGTCAATCCCCACGGCCTGCCCGACGAGCGCAACCAGACCACGGCCCGCGACATGGCGGTTCTGGCCCGGGCGCTGCTGCTCGAGTTCCCGGAGGACAGGGAGCTGTTCGACATCGGGGCGGTTCAATACGGCCGGCGCATTATGCGCAACACGAACGGCCTCATCGGCCGCTATCCCGGCGCCGACGGCATGAAGACCGGCTTCATCTGCTCGGCGGGCTTCAATGTGGTGGCGAGCGCGACCCGCAACGGCCGCCACCTCATCACGGTCGTGCTCGGCGCCCAATCGGCCAACGAGCGCACGATCAAGGCGGCCGAGCTGTTCGACCGCGGGTTCAGCAGCAAGGTGAACTTCACCAATCCGGAGCTCGCGGCCTTGCCCGTTTCCAGCAACACCACACCGCCGGACATGCGCCCCGTCATCTGCGACCGTCGCGGGCCGATGCCGCAGGAAGAAGACGCCCCGGTCGTCGCCGAGACGGACAGCAACATCCCGAACCTGTTCTCCTCCGAGGTCATGGCCTTTGCCGGGAACACGACCGAGAAGCCGGTGCGCACCGCGCTCGGCCCCCGCGCGGCGGTTCAGCCGGAGCGCGTCTGGATCGGGCTTAATCCTCCGTCCGAGGCCGAGCTCGCCGCCCAGGCTGCCGCCGAAGAAGCCGCCGAGCAGGCCCGCAAGGCAAAGACCAAGAAAGCCACCGCTTCCAAGAAGGCTCCGGCCAAGAAGACCGACGCCAAGGCGGCGGACGAGAGCGAGACGGCCGACAAGGAGCCCGTAAAGTCCACGGCGAAGGGCAAGGACCAGGGGCGCGCCAGCGTCGCCGTCAAGCCGGTGACCGGCAACGCCAAGCCCGCTTCCAAGCCTGCCGCGAAGGCTCCTCAAAAAGCCGACGCCAACGGGAAGCCCAAATCCGTCGCGAACTGATCCGCGAAACGTGAAATGCTCTGCAGCGCCCGGTCATCGACCGGGCGTTTTGCTTGCTCCCTTGCTTTCGCGCTCGATCCGCGCGAACGGTGCGGAGCCTTGAATCGTACGCGTGCCCGATGACCCGCTCCTCCTCCCCGGCCGACGGCCTTCTCTTCGCCCTCGCCTCGGCCAGCCTCTACGGCGTCAACATCGTCTATGCCCGTATGGCGTCCTTTGCCGGAGCCAGCGGCTCCGCCATCGTGGTCTATCGGGTCTTTCTGATGCTGGTGCTGGTCGGCATCGTGGCGGCTGTCGCGAAGAGTTCCTTAAAGGCCGCGCGAGCGGAGCGAGGCACCCTGCTCCTGCTCGGCATTTCCACCGCGTTCGTGGGCCTCTGCTATCTCTCGTCGGTCGCCTACATCCCCGTAGCGGTGGCCGCCGTGGTATTCTACACCTTTCCCATCCTGATCGTGCTCGCGAGCCCCTTCGTGGAAGGGACGAGACTCACGCCGGCTCTGCTCGGCGTGGTGGCGCTCGCGACCCTGGGCGTCGGTCTCGTGGTGGGGCCGGCTTTCGGAGATCTCGACTGGCGCGGCCTCGCCCTGGCTTTCGGCGCGAGCATCGCCACGGCCATCCAGTTCTTTGCCGCAGCCCGCTGCCGCAAGACCGGCGTGATGGCCAAGACCTTCTGGATCCATCTGCTCGTTCTGCCGACGGCCGCCCTCATCAGCCTGGCGGCGGGCCAGCTCGCGCCACCGTCCACGCTGGCTCTCGCTCCCTTCGCGGTGGCCATGACCATCGGCGGCTATATCGTGGGCTTCGTGCTGCAGTTCCTGGCGCTCGGGCGTATTACGGCGGTGGCGGCCGGGATCATCTATTGCGCGGAGCCGGTCGTGGCGGCTTTGTCCTCGGCCATCATCCTGAACGAGACTCTGGCACCGCTGCAAATCGCCGGCGGCGCTCTTGTGCTGGCCGCCATCATGGCCAACGTTCTCCTGGAACGGCGGCGCCTGAAAGGCCCGCTGGTGCCGATTGCGGATTGATACGATGACGACCATGACCCCTCCCCCGCCGATCCCGCTCACCATTCTCACCGGCTTCCTGGGCTCCGGGAAAACGACCCTGCTCAACCGGCTCCTGAAGGATCCGGCCCTGCGGGACACGGTGGTGATCATGAACGAGTTCGGCGAGATCGGCCTCGACCATCTGCTGGTGGAGACCGTCGACGAGGGCATGGTGCTTCTCTCCGCCGGATGTCTCTGCTGCACCGTGCGCGGCGACCTCATCGCGACGCTCGAGGACCTTCTGCGCAAGCGCGACAACGACCGTGTCCTGCCGTTCAGGCGCGTGATCATCGAGACCACGGGCCTCGCCGACCCGGCGCCGATCCTCCATGCCGTGCTCTACCACCCCTATCTGTCGATGCGCTATGCGGTGGAAGGCGTGGTGACGGCGGTCGACGCCGTCAACGGTGCGGCCACCCTGGACGCCCATCGGGAAGCCGTGAAGCAGGCCGCCGTTGCCGAGCGGATCGTCATCACCAAGACCGACCTCGTCGACGACCGGAGGAGTCTCGACCGGCTGCGCGAACGGCTGCACCAGCTCAATCCGGGCGCCGCTCTCCTGGAGGCCGATGCGCCCGCCGACGCGATCATCTCGGGCGGACTTTTCGGCCTCGACGGCAAGATCGCCGACGTGGCCCAATGGCTGAAGACGGAGGCCGTGGAGGAGGCGGAGCGCGAGAGCCACGCCCATCAGCACGACCATCACCACCATCACGGCCATGGGCACGATCATCACCACCATCATCACGACGTGAACCGGCACGACGAGAAGATCCACTCCTTCTGCCTCATCAGCGACCAGCCCATCCGCCAGGGCACCCTCGACATGTTCCTGGACCTCCTGCGCTCGTCCCAGGGTGCGAAACTGCTGCGCGTGAAGGGTCTCGTGGCCCTGGCCGAGGATCCCGAACACCCGGTCGTCATTCACGGCGTGCAGCATGTGATCCATGTTCCCGCCGTGCTGCCGCGCTGGCCGAGCGAAGACCGGCGCAGCCGCATCGTCTTCATCGTGGACGACCTGGAGCGCGAGACCGTGGAAAAGCTCTGGAATGCCTTCCTCGGGCGCCCGGCCGTCGACGAGCCCGATGCGGCAGCCCTCTCGGATAATCCCCTGTCTCTCAGACGCTGATGAAGCTTCCGTAACGGCCGGTCATGAGATAGGTTATAGCGATGCTATAACGCTGATTCTGTAAGGCTGATTGCGATGCTGGTTTCGAAATTCGTCCGGACCGTCCTTCTGTGCGGCGCCGCCCTTGCCGTTCCGGCTCAGGCAGGCCAGCCTCCCGGACCGCGCATCCTGAAGATCGACGTGCGGGTGGAAGGTTCGGAAGGATGGCAGACCAAAGTCAGCTCCGAGAAGGGAACGATCTCGGAGCACTTCTTCCTGGCGACCGTCCTTGAACCGAGCGACAGCCTCGAAGCCATGAACCCGCTCGATCCGGCTTCCATCCGCAAGGCGCAGGACACCAGCGCCCGGCAGATCGCCAACATGCAGAAGATCCAGGAGCGCAACAGGGCCATGGCGCCCGCCGCGCCGCCGAACGCCGCCATGCAGCAGCAGGTCAACCAGGCGATCATGCAGGCCTATGCCAAATGCAAGGGCGACGAGGCCTGCATCAAGGCCGCCGTGATGCAATCGAATCCCGGCCTGATGACCCCGCCTCCCGGGGCCACCATGAGACCCGGCCTCCCGGATGCCTCGACGGCCGCCCAGGAAGACAAGGCGATCTACCGGCAATGGTTCGGGCTCGAAGGCTGCCCCGGCAAGTTCAGGGCGACCCGCGACGACGTCAGCCGGGGCTCCGTCTCGGACGTGGGCGCGTCGAAGCCGTGGAACCACGAGGTCAGGTTCGACATCGCGCAGGCCAAGCCGTCCCTGTGCCTGTCCTATCCGATGTCGGTCGTGAACGAGGAAGCCGGGACGCTCTTCCTCCCGGGCTTCCTCTTCCCGGAGGCCGCCGCCATGCAGGCCAACGCCGGAAGCGTCAAGGCGACCGTCCCCGGGGACATCGCCGCATGGGTGGCCAAGACCCTGAACGGCGCGCCGCTTTCCGGCACGAAGACCGAAACGATCACCCTGCAACGACCGGTCGTCGTGCTGCCCCTGGCGAACGCCTCCTACAGCGGCACGGCCAAGGTGACCGTGACCTGGAGCCTGACGGAAGCCTACAAGGCGGGAGCGGCCCTGCCGGACCGGTGAGAACGGCCGTCCCTCACGCGGCCATCTGCGAGCGCTGCGCCCAGCCGGTCATGGAGCGCTCCACGTAAGCGGTGATCGCATACATGACGACGCCGAGCACGGCGAGCACCACGAGGGCCGCCCAGACCAGCGGCACCTCGAAGGCCGCCGAGGCGCGGGTGAGAAGGTTGCCGATGCCCACATTGGACGCGTTCTGCTCGCCGATGACCGAGCCCACATAGGCGAGCGTGATCGCGACCTTCAGCGAGCCGAAGAAATACGGCATGGCGCGGGGTACGCCGACCTTGAGCACGATGTCCCGCTTCGAGGCGCCGAGCGCCCGCAGCACGTCCTCCATTTCCGGCTCCACGGTGGAAATGCCGGTGGCCACGTTCACCACGATGGGAAAGAACGAGATCAGGAAGGCCGTCATCACCGGCGGCACCCAGCCGACTCCGAACCAGAACACGAGGATCGGCACCACGGCCACCTTCGGGATCGAGTTGAAGCCCACGAGCAGCGGGTAGGACCCTGCATTGATGAGCCGCGAGGAGCCGAGCACCATGCCGAGGAGCAGGCCGAACCCGACCGCGAGGCCGAAACCGGCCAGCGTCATCCAGAGGGTGTGCATGGCGTGGTAGGCAAGCTGGGTCCGGTATTCCCATACGGCAAAAAGGATCGTGGAGGGCGCCGGAAGAATGAAGCTCGACACCTTGAGGACACGGCAGACGATTTCCCACAGCACGAAGAAGCCGACCGTGAAGATCCAGGGAGCGAGGGCGAGCCGGTTCTTGGTTTTCATGGGTTTCAAGCTGCTTTGCGCGCCTGCGCGATATGCCCGCGCAATTCGTGGACGAGGGCGGAGAATTCGGGCGTATAGGTGATCTCGAGATCGCGCGGCCGGGGAAACTCCACCTCCCGCTCGGCGACGATCCGGCCCGGCCGCGCGCTCATGCAGAAAATCCGGTCCGACAGGAACGCGGCCTCGCGCAGGTCGTGGGTGACGAGAATGATCGTGACCTTCTGGGCGGCATGGAGATCGCGCATCACGCACCACAATTCCTCGCGGGTGAAGCTGTCGAGCGCGCCGAAGGGCTCGTCGAGCATCAGGAGCTTGGGCTCGTGGATCAGCGCCCGGCAGAGGGAGGCGCGCTGCTGCATGCCGCCGGAGAGCTGCCAGGGGAACTTATGCCCCTGGCCCTTCAGGCCGACCTGCTCCAGCAGGCTCTCGGCCTTGGCCACGTACTCCGCCTTGTGGCGGCGCAGGCGGGAGCGGTGCGGCTCCACGATCTCGAGCGGCAGGAGAATGTTGTCGAGGGTGGTGCGCCAGGGCAGCATGGTAGGATTCTGGAAAGCCATACCAGCGAGCTTGACAGGAGCTCCCACCTGTCTGCCACCGACGATGACCGTTCCCTCGCGGGGGAACTGCAGCCCGGTGGCGAGCTTCATGAGAGTGGACTTGCCGCAACCGGAAGGACCCACGATGGCGGCGAACTCGCCTTCGTTCACCTTGAGGTTGAGGTTCCTGACCGCGGGCAGACCGTCTTCGGCCCGCGCATAGACGTGGGTAACGTCGTGAATGTCGACAAAGGTTTTCATGACACGAAGCCGGCGAGCCAGAAAAAAGAGCCCGGCCGCTGGACGGCCGGGCCTGCGGGATCAGTTCACCTTGCGCTGGTCGGCCGCGGGGAGGAACTCCTCCGTGAACACGGCGCCGACTTCGGGCTTTGCCTTGTAGGTGAAGGTCAGGCCGATCTGGTCGAGGGCCTTGGCGAAGCGGTCCTTGTCGATGCCGCCGAAGCCGTTCTCCTTGACCCAGGGCGTGATCATGTTCTGCTCCAGCACCATCTTGAGGCGCTCGAGCTCCACGTCCTTCTTGGCCACGTCGTTGCGCTTGATGACGGAATCGACCGCGCCCGACGGGTCCTTCACCGTGTCCTGCACGCCCTTCATGATCGCGCGCAGCAGGCCCTTCACGGCCTCAGGCTTCTCCTGGGCGAATTTCTGGGAGACGATGATGGTGTTGCCGTAGAGGTCGACGCCGTAATCGCTCATGAGCATCACGACGATGTCGTCCGCCGGGACGCCGCGGGATTTCAGGTTGATGTAGGACGACATGGAGAAGCCGAACACCGCGTCGACTTCTCCTTGAGCCAGCATCGGCTCGCGGATCGGGAAGCCCACATTCTCGAACTTCATGGTGGAATCGTCGATCTTGTTGACCGCCTTGAAGATCGGCCATTGCGCATAGGCGCCGTCGGCCGCCGGAGCACCGAACTTCTTGCCTTGCAGGCTCGCCACGTCCTTGGTGACGCCGCGGCTCTTGCGGCCGATGATGGCGAAGGGCGGCCGGTCGTAGATCACCATCACGGCCTTGATGTCCGTGCCGGGATTCTCGTCGCGGAAGCGCACGAGGGAGTTCACGTCGCCGAAGCCCACGTCGTAGGTGCCCGACGCCACGCGCGAGATCGGCTCGCGGGAGCCCGCCGCCGGGTCGATGGTCACGTCGAGCCCCTCGGCCTTGAAGTAGCCTTTGTCGAGCGCGACGGCGAAGGGGGCGGCCGGCCCCTCCCAGCGCCAGTCCAGGGAGAACCGCACCGGGGTCTGAGCCTGGGCCGCGGCGGACCCGAGAAGCACGGCCGCGCCGGCCAGCATCCCCCTGATCCACGTCGCCTTCTTCGCACGATCCGCAAACATCACCGTCACCTCTGCTTTTTATGGTCGGAGCCTCATGGGGCTCTTCCTGCCCGCCTGCCCGGTTCACGACCATGCAACCAGATCGGCAC
This region of Microvirga mediterraneensis genomic DNA includes:
- a CDS encoding ABC transporter substrate-binding protein; this encodes MFADRAKKATWIRGMLAGAAVLLGSAAAQAQTPVRFSLDWRWEGPAAPFAVALDKGYFKAEGLDVTIDPAAGSREPISRVASGTYDVGFGDVNSLVRFRDENPGTDIKAVMVIYDRPPFAIIGRKSRGVTKDVASLQGKKFGAPAADGAYAQWPIFKAVNKIDDSTMKFENVGFPIREPMLAQGEVDAVFGFSMSSYINLKSRGVPADDIVVMLMSDYGVDLYGNTIIVSQKFAQEKPEAVKGLLRAIMKGVQDTVKDPSGAVDSVIKRNDVAKKDVELERLKMVLEQNMITPWVKENGFGGIDKDRFAKALDQIGLTFTYKAKPEVGAVFTEEFLPAADQRKVN
- a CDS encoding CobW family GTP-binding protein — protein: MTTMTPPPPIPLTILTGFLGSGKTTLLNRLLKDPALRDTVVIMNEFGEIGLDHLLVETVDEGMVLLSAGCLCCTVRGDLIATLEDLLRKRDNDRVLPFRRVIIETTGLADPAPILHAVLYHPYLSMRYAVEGVVTAVDAVNGAATLDAHREAVKQAAVAERIVITKTDLVDDRRSLDRLRERLHQLNPGAALLEADAPADAIISGGLFGLDGKIADVAQWLKTEAVEEAERESHAHQHDHHHHHGHGHDHHHHHHDVNRHDEKIHSFCLISDQPIRQGTLDMFLDLLRSSQGAKLLRVKGLVALAEDPEHPVVIHGVQHVIHVPAVLPRWPSEDRRSRIVFIVDDLERETVEKLWNAFLGRPAVDEPDAAALSDNPLSLRR
- a CDS encoding ABC transporter permease — encoded protein: MKTKNRLALAPWIFTVGFFVLWEIVCRVLKVSSFILPAPSTILFAVWEYRTQLAYHAMHTLWMTLAGFGLAVGFGLLLGMVLGSSRLINAGSYPLLVGFNSIPKVAVVPILVFWFGVGWVPPVMTAFLISFFPIVVNVATGISTVEPEMEDVLRALGASKRDIVLKVGVPRAMPYFFGSLKVAITLAYVGSVIGEQNASNVGIGNLLTRASAAFEVPLVWAALVVLAVLGVVMYAITAYVERSMTGWAQRSQMAA
- a CDS encoding ABC transporter ATP-binding protein → MKTFVDIHDVTHVYARAEDGLPAVRNLNLKVNEGEFAAIVGPSGCGKSTLMKLATGLQFPREGTVIVGGRQVGAPVKLAGMAFQNPTMLPWRTTLDNILLPLEIVEPHRSRLRRHKAEYVAKAESLLEQVGLKGQGHKFPWQLSGGMQQRASLCRALIHEPKLLMLDEPFGALDSFTREELWCVMRDLHAAQKVTIILVTHDLREAAFLSDRIFCMSARPGRIVAEREVEFPRPRDLEITYTPEFSALVHELRGHIAQARKAA